The stretch of DNA GGTGTACCAAGTATTTTAAAAGAAGCTTATAAATCAGGAAAGCCTGTAATATATGGTGGTACTGGTAATGGACCAGCTTTTATAGAGCGTACTGCGGATATAAGACAAGCTGTTAAAGATATAATTGCTAGTAAAACCTTTGATAATGGGGTTGTTTCAGCAGCAGAACAGTCAATTGTTGTTGATAGCTGTATTGAGTCAGAAGTAAAAATGGAACTAGAAAAAAATGGTGCATACTTTATGACAGAAGAAGAAGCAAATAAGCTTGGCTTACTTTTTTTCCATAGCGATGGAAGTCCAGAACCAGAGGTTGTTGGTAAATCAGCGCAGGAACTAGCAAAAAGAGCTGGCTTTAGTGTATCTAATGATACAAAGATTCTTATTTCAAAACAAAAGTATGTTTCACAAAACAATCCGTATTCTAGGGAAAAACTTTGTCCGGTACTTGCGTATTACATTGAAGATGATTGGATGCATGCTTGTGAAAAGTGTATAGAATTATTGTTAAGTGAAAGGCATGGACATACGTTAGTTATACATTCAAAAGATGAGGAAGTTATCCGTCAATTTGCACTTAAAAAACCAGTAGGTAGGGTGTTAGTAAATACACCAGGAGCTTTAGGGAGTATGGGAGCAACAACTAATTTATTTCCTTCAATGACTTTAGGTAGTGGATCAGCAGGACAGGGAATGACATCAGATAACGTTTCTCCAAAGAATCTAATATATATAAGAAAAGTTGGATATGGAGTTCGTAAAGTTGATGAAATAATTAACTTTAAATCAGTAGAAAATAGAGAGCTATCAAAAGAATATGAAGAAAATAAAAACTACAACCTAGAAAATACAGAATTTTTAGAAAAGATGCTAAAGAAAGTATTAGAAAATTTAAAATAAATTAGATTTTAATCTAAAATATATAAAGAATGTGAGGTAAGGATTTGGATATTCAAGAGTTTTCAAATAAATTTAAAGATGCTACTAAAAATATGTCTTCTGAAGAACGTGATTGTTTAATGAAGATGTTTGAAAGTATTTCAAAAGAAATTATAAAAGAAGAGCCTACAACAACAGTACCTCTAAGTGCTGAAGGAGATAAGATTCCAGATGGAATAACAGAACGTTTAGTAAGATTAAAAGATAATTATTTAAAACAAGTTCCAACAATAACAACATATCGTGCACGTGCTATTACTAAAATAGCTAAAGAAAATCCAGGTATGCCTAAAATTTTATTACGTGCTAAATGTTTTAAATATTGCTGTGAAACGGCACCACTAGTAATTCAAGATAATGAATTAATTGTAGGGGCACCTTGTGGATCACCACGTGCAGGAGCTTTTTCACCTGATATAGCATGGAGATGGATGGTTGATGAAATTGATACTATTGGTACTCGTGCTCAAGATCCATTCTATATTTCAGAAGAAGATAAAAAAATTATGCGTGAAGAACTATTCCCATATTGGGAAGGTAAATCAGTTGATGAGTATTGTGAAGACCAATATCGTGAAGCTGGTGTTTGGGAACTTTCAGGAGAATCCTTTGTTTCAGATTGTTCTTATCATGCTATAA from Clostridium chauvoei encodes:
- a CDS encoding aldehyde dehydrogenase family protein, encoding MNIIDNDLLSIQESRILVENAREAQKKLATFSQEKLDEIVERMIEEIEKHTYELAMMSSDETDYGKFEDKNIKNNFVCKYLRNRLKGMKCVGIISEDKENKTMDVGVPMGVIIAFCPSTSPVSTTIYKALIAIKSGNAIIFSPHPRAKKTISRTLDILIRAAEGYGLPEGALTYLHNVTVSGTLELMNHKDTSLIINTGVPSILKEAYKSGKPVIYGGTGNGPAFIERTADIRQAVKDIIASKTFDNGVVSAAEQSIVVDSCIESEVKMELEKNGAYFMTEEEANKLGLLFFHSDGSPEPEVVGKSAQELAKRAGFSVSNDTKILISKQKYVSQNNPYSREKLCPVLAYYIEDDWMHACEKCIELLLSERHGHTLVIHSKDEEVIRQFALKKPVGRVLVNTPGALGSMGATTNLFPSMTLGSGSAGQGMTSDNVSPKNLIYIRKVGYGVRKVDEIINFKSVENRELSKEYEENKNYNLENTEFLEKMLKKVLENLK